The Desulfuromonadales bacterium genome has a segment encoding these proteins:
- a CDS encoding tetratricopeptide repeat protein, translating into MTPNAAAGSLLGKIAGYVEILAKDPRSTVFVSLAESYRQMGLLDDALEVATKGVKALPSFSPGYSILGRIQVQLGNVDAAAAAFERALLIDPENLLSLKGLARVRMQQGGQVEALRLVRRAVALKPDDNVAQKMLAALVSSAATPDLATPLRPVAAVHSHADPISTPTIAEIYIRQGFLGRAMKVYRDLLQADPHNEEIRQKLVELKLRIETQKSAPAATAPADLATTIVEVPVPAVDTAAGSEPGPGETAAAQQLAILTRWLDSISRRRADVR; encoded by the coding sequence ATGACTCCTAATGCTGCGGCCGGTTCTCTGCTCGGCAAGATCGCCGGATATGTCGAAATCCTTGCCAAGGACCCGCGCTCTACGGTCTTTGTCTCGCTGGCGGAGAGCTATCGGCAGATGGGTTTGCTCGACGATGCGCTGGAGGTGGCGACCAAGGGGGTGAAGGCCCTGCCTTCCTTCAGCCCGGGGTACTCGATCCTTGGCCGCATCCAGGTCCAACTTGGCAATGTCGATGCTGCCGCTGCCGCCTTTGAAAGGGCTCTGCTGATCGATCCCGAGAACCTCCTGTCACTCAAGGGCCTGGCCAGGGTCCGGATGCAGCAGGGGGGGCAGGTTGAGGCTCTGAGACTGGTGAGGCGGGCGGTCGCTCTCAAACCCGACGATAATGTGGCGCAGAAGATGCTGGCGGCGCTGGTTTCTTCCGCGGCAACGCCGGATTTGGCCACCCCCTTGCGACCCGTCGCTGCTGTCCATTCCCATGCTGATCCCATTTCTACTCCGACCATCGCCGAAATCTACATCCGGCAGGGTTTTCTCGGCCGGGCGATGAAGGTCTACCGCGACTTGCTGCAAGCTGATCCTCACAATGAAGAAATTCGCCAGAAACTGGTCGAGCTGAAACTGCGCATAGAGACACAGAAATCTGCCCCCGCAGCGACGGCTCCGGCCGACCTGGCGACGACCATTGTGGAAGTCCCGGTGCCCGCTGTCGATACCGCAGCGGGCTCGGAACCTGGTCCCGGGGAGACGGCGGCGGCGCAGCAGCTTGCAATCCTGACGCGCTGGCTCGATTCGATCAGCAGGAGGAGGGCAGATGTTCGGTGA
- the aroB gene encoding 3-dehydroquinate synthase has product MKGISMLERLTVGLGERSYPIWVGDGILERLGEALRAADFPRQVAVITNPTVQGLYGERVLTALARENFNASVITIPDGEEYKNLRTLEQIYDALIARGFDRYCGLVALGGGVVGDITGFAAATFLRGVPFVQVPTTLLAQVDSSVGGKTAINHPLGKNLIGAFYQPRHVHIDVSTLEVLPEREFAAGMAEVIKYGIIRDAGFFDWLGEHRDHLRRRERAALVEAVKRSCQIKADIVELDEKESSLRAILNYGHTFGHAVETLAGYGEVRHGEAVAIGMIVAATVAKELGLCTAEQVAAIAALLGAFELPVTPPPFPLEEYLEAMGRDKKVRAGVLRFVLNRGIGDCLVREIPDPESLFAKVLQFPSPDCQVRL; this is encoded by the coding sequence GTGAAGGGAATATCAATGCTTGAACGATTAACCGTCGGCCTTGGCGAGCGCAGTTATCCCATCTGGGTGGGGGACGGGATTCTGGAGCGTCTCGGTGAAGCGCTGCGTGCCGCCGATTTCCCGCGGCAAGTAGCTGTCATCACCAATCCCACGGTTCAGGGATTGTATGGTGAGCGCGTTCTGACTGCTCTGGCCCGCGAGAATTTTAACGCTTCAGTGATCACCATTCCCGATGGCGAAGAGTATAAAAACCTGCGGACTCTAGAACAGATCTACGACGCCTTGATCGCCAGAGGGTTTGATCGCTACTGTGGTCTTGTCGCTTTGGGGGGCGGAGTGGTCGGAGATATCACCGGTTTCGCCGCAGCCACTTTTCTGCGTGGTGTCCCTTTTGTCCAGGTGCCGACCACCCTCCTGGCGCAGGTGGACAGTTCGGTCGGCGGCAAAACGGCCATCAACCATCCTCTCGGTAAAAATCTCATCGGAGCCTTTTACCAGCCCCGGCACGTCCATATTGACGTATCGACGCTGGAGGTTTTGCCGGAGAGGGAGTTTGCCGCCGGGATGGCCGAGGTGATCAAATACGGCATCATCCGTGACGCTGGCTTTTTTGACTGGCTTGGCGAGCATCGCGATCATCTGCGTCGACGGGAGAGGGCGGCGCTGGTGGAGGCGGTAAAGAGGTCTTGCCAAATCAAGGCGGATATTGTAGAACTTGACGAAAAAGAAAGCTCCCTTCGGGCCATTCTTAATTACGGGCATACCTTCGGCCATGCTGTTGAGACCCTGGCCGGTTACGGCGAGGTCAGGCATGGCGAGGCGGTTGCCATCGGCATGATCGTGGCTGCTACGGTCGCCAAAGAACTCGGCCTCTGCACAGCAGAGCAGGTAGCGGCCATCGCCGCGCTGTTGGGTGCTTTTGAGTTGCCGGTCACGCCGCCGCCGTTCCCCCTTGAGGAATATTTGGAGGCCATGGGGCGCGACAAGAAGGTCAGGGCGGGAGTGCTGCGCTTTGTTCTCAATCGCGGGATTGGAGATTGCCTGGTGAGAGAGATCCCGGACCCCGAAAGCCTCTTCGCGAAAGTTCTGCAGTTCCCATCCCCGGACTGTCAGGTACGACTATGA
- a CDS encoding shikimate kinase has protein sequence MSSRSKGDNIILVGFMGAGKSTVGRELERLGGLSLIDLDSVIVQLAGHSIPEIFAAEGEERFRDYEAAALRSLVGVHRTVVATGGGIIGREENWKVMHQLGTIVYLRAAWGTLRRRLAGSQGRPLGDAGLEQRQVEELWRRRLPLYEQADINVDTDGLNAPEVATAILQKIGSREGNINA, from the coding sequence ATGTCCAGTCGTTCTAAGGGTGACAACATAATCCTGGTCGGCTTCATGGGCGCCGGGAAAAGCACGGTGGGACGCGAACTGGAGCGGCTGGGCGGATTGAGTCTGATCGATCTTGATTCGGTGATCGTCCAGTTGGCCGGGCATTCGATTCCGGAGATATTCGCTGCCGAAGGAGAGGAGCGTTTTCGGGATTATGAAGCCGCTGCTCTACGATCTCTCGTCGGAGTTCACCGGACGGTGGTCGCCACCGGCGGTGGAATCATTGGCCGCGAAGAGAACTGGAAGGTCATGCATCAGCTTGGCACCATTGTTTACCTGCGCGCCGCATGGGGAACCCTGCGCAGGCGGTTGGCCGGTTCACAGGGACGCCCTCTCGGCGATGCCGGCCTGGAACAGCGTCAGGTGGAGGAACTCTGGCGCCGCCGACTGCCGCTCTATGAGCAGGCCGACATCAACGTTGATACCGACGGTCTTAATGCTCCAGAGGTAGCAACGGCCATTCTGCAGAAAATTGGAAGTCGTGAAGGGAATATCAATGCTTGA
- the aroC gene encoding chorismate synthase, protein MKLRYLTAGESHGPALTALVEGMPANLEVGSEDIDRHLARRQQGYGRGGRMKIEQDRVRILSGVRWGKTLGSPITLAIENRDWTNWEKKMSPLTEDRMEDVAVTQPRPGHADLSGVIKYRQDDARNILERSSARETAARVAVGALCHKFLMALGVEVLGYVREIGGVVAQAAAEADHRARFALSENSPCRTYDPEAEAGMIAAIDQARDAGDSLGGVVEVVVLGAPVGLGSHVHWDRRLDGRLAAALMSIQAFKGVEIGAGFGAARLPGSQVHDEIEYGPGGFARRTNRAGGLEGGMTNGEPVVIRGAMKPIPTLYKPLQTVDLKSKMPFQAVVERSDVCAVPAAAVVAEAVVAIEIAAAMLEKFGGDSMAELQTNLAAYRHHVQSF, encoded by the coding sequence ATGAAATTGCGTTATCTTACCGCCGGGGAGTCGCACGGCCCGGCCTTGACGGCACTTGTCGAGGGAATGCCGGCGAACCTTGAGGTTGGTTCAGAGGATATCGATCGTCATCTGGCACGCCGGCAGCAAGGGTACGGTCGCGGCGGCCGAATGAAAATCGAGCAGGACCGGGTGCGCATTCTTTCCGGGGTTCGTTGGGGAAAAACCCTTGGCTCGCCCATTACTCTCGCCATCGAGAATCGGGACTGGACCAACTGGGAAAAAAAGATGTCGCCCCTGACCGAGGACCGGATGGAGGATGTTGCCGTCACCCAACCGCGTCCAGGGCACGCCGACCTCAGCGGTGTCATCAAGTACCGGCAGGATGACGCCCGCAATATCCTTGAGCGCTCCAGTGCCCGGGAGACGGCCGCCCGTGTCGCCGTGGGGGCGCTTTGCCACAAGTTCCTGATGGCGCTCGGCGTCGAGGTCCTGGGGTACGTCAGGGAAATCGGTGGGGTGGTGGCTCAGGCGGCGGCGGAAGCGGATCATCGCGCCCGGTTTGCACTCAGCGAGAACTCACCCTGCCGTACCTACGATCCGGAGGCCGAAGCCGGAATGATCGCCGCCATTGACCAGGCAAGGGATGCTGGCGATTCGCTTGGCGGCGTGGTAGAAGTAGTTGTCTTGGGGGCGCCGGTTGGTCTGGGGAGCCATGTGCATTGGGACCGGCGTCTGGACGGCCGCCTGGCCGCTGCGTTGATGAGCATTCAGGCGTTCAAGGGAGTGGAGATCGGGGCAGGTTTTGGCGCCGCGCGTCTGCCCGGTTCCCAGGTGCACGATGAAATCGAATACGGTCCAGGTGGTTTCGCCCGGCGGACGAATCGGGCCGGTGGTCTTGAGGGTGGCATGACGAATGGCGAGCCGGTGGTCATCCGGGGCGCCATGAAGCCGATACCGACCCTCTACAAGCCGCTGCAGACGGTCGATCTCAAGTCCAAGATGCCATTTCAGGCGGTGGTGGAGCGTTCCGATGTCTGCGCCGTGCCAGCGGCCGCCGTGGTCGCCGAGGCTGTGGTTGCCATCGAGATCGCCGCGGCCATGCTGGAAAAATTCGGCGGCGACAGCATGGCGGAGCTGCAGACAAACCTTGCGGCATATCGCCATCATGTCCAGTCGTTCTAA